The following coding sequences are from one Bufo bufo chromosome 2, aBufBuf1.1, whole genome shotgun sequence window:
- the CCL28 gene encoding C-C motif chemokine 28, which produces MNMTAVRLAAALLCLLYASEAFSFPSTRCCTQLGENISKTLLKKVKSYEIQKRDGTCHLQAVLLHLKHRTLCISPKNKRVQQWIVTQHKKSSVNQEPTKNYTGRKKRRGNSKNKKKKMKDRKKKRI; this is translated from the exons ATGAACATGACTGCTGTGCGGCTGGCAGCTGCGCTCCTCTGTCTGCTGTATGCCTCTGAGG CATTTTCTTTTCCAAGTACAAGATGTTGCACCCAACTGGGAGAAAACATTTCGAAAACTcttctgaagaaagtgaagagttATGAAATTCAGAAACGGGACGGTACTTGTCACCTCCAAGCTGTGCT cCTGCACTTGAAACATAGGACGCTATGCATTAGTCCTAAGAATAAGCGGGTACAGCAGTGGATCGTAACTCAGCATAAGAAAAGTTCTGTCAATCAGGAACCCACCAAGAATTACACAGGCAGAAAAAAAAGACGAGGCAATTCAAagaacaagaagaaaaagatgaaggacagaaagaaaaaacggatTTAA